The following proteins are co-located in the Polystyrenella longa genome:
- a CDS encoding TerC family protein: protein MDWIIALVALTCMEIILGIDNVVFIAILCGRLPESQRKKARLIGLGLALVLRILLLFSIKWVMGLTDPLFSLGFLTTWGLPEAYLTNEVLEISWRDLILLGGGLFLIANSVKELHHKMEDNSDENVEPEVASLGSVLVQIALLDLIFSLDSVITAVGMAEDIWVMVVAVVIAIIVMMVFSGAISRFIDKHATLKVLALSFLILIGVMLLAEGLGTHINKGYIYFAMAFSLIIEMVNLRVRSVAKRLGISKSELKKQKPPVA, encoded by the coding sequence ATGGACTGGATCATTGCCCTCGTCGCCCTGACTTGCATGGAAATCATTCTGGGAATCGACAACGTCGTTTTTATCGCGATCCTCTGTGGAAGACTTCCTGAATCACAACGCAAGAAAGCCCGCCTGATCGGCTTGGGACTGGCGTTAGTTCTGCGTATTCTCTTGCTGTTTAGTATTAAATGGGTGATGGGTTTAACCGACCCTCTATTTTCGCTCGGGTTCCTCACCACCTGGGGATTACCCGAAGCGTACCTTACGAATGAGGTGTTGGAGATTTCCTGGCGCGACCTGATCCTGCTGGGCGGTGGCTTGTTTCTGATTGCAAACAGCGTGAAGGAATTGCATCACAAGATGGAAGACAATTCCGACGAAAACGTGGAACCGGAGGTTGCCAGTTTGGGCAGCGTCCTGGTTCAAATCGCGCTGCTCGACCTGATCTTTTCACTCGACTCAGTGATCACCGCCGTCGGCATGGCGGAAGACATCTGGGTCATGGTTGTTGCCGTCGTGATCGCCATTATCGTGATGATGGTCTTCTCGGGCGCGATCAGTCGCTTTATCGATAAGCACGCGACATTGAAAGTCCTCGCCCTCAGCTTCCTGATTCTCATCGGAGTGATGCTACTGGCTGAAGGGTTGGGAACCCACATCAACAAAGGGTACATCTACTTCGCGATGGCGTTCTCGCTCATCATAGAGATGGTCAACCTCCGCGTTCGTTCCGTCGCTAAGCGGCTGGGCATCAGCAAGTCAGAATTGAAAAAACAGAAACCCCCAGTAGCCTGA
- a CDS encoding FG-GAP repeat domain-containing protein: protein MINFNWLASCFGSNESFQNQSSLRRKTARNLNSSTLEFLEARILLTASPLNQLIDSGQELGDSYAWKVDLGDVDSDGDLDAFQTNNIGDSELWINDGSGNFIISTQVFDSGFVGKFGDIDSDGDLDLIKTGFDPDQETVWFNDGSGNFTKSGQSLKPPKYFSNDLVLGDVDGDGDLDALIGQFEGFGGVKRGVRVLINDGDGNMLDEGQFVGDSPSSGYFYLGLEDLDGDDDLDLIITRLYGQNAVFKNDGTGQFSYWEDLPYTGETEGIALGDIDNDGDVDAIIGRRDDTEVILFNDGTGTFLASSQNLGDPYSTNDVALGDFDNDGDLDLLRVVDDPSSFTNVEKLWWNDGTGFFLPSGQDINIDLPQAVALGDLDQDGDLDAFIGSYLDKPSKVFLNLTEPYDYFQNYELNNSMGLVQSDPGNFTIVDQGDNKLLQTDNSGFTGLSTALLDRDDPLPYSYEMSLEITSVAGLNRQNNGMVIFDYQAPNDFKYVAMLPDQNQWIIGHYIGGFSNRVAELDWDDVGRTIDNQTEYQMHVRVDHQQVFLTVDGETILEGEFSVPLHLGNVGFGSVSAVSHFDDFTVGAIVDTGAPAFLPYFEDLEDRNADFFQFDKESYWSVVEVDGDHVIEVDHQDWNRRFSAFVDFTQPMPDQYQMSAVVTSIEGPGRWHDGFIIFDYQSSSRFKYAGMFAGQNQWVIGSSEFLWGTKLAQVDWDDVGRSIDTNTDYNLHIDVDGDVVTLSVDGEEIVTAEFATGINNGKVGVAAVNAVTHFDDIRIDYEVAKGLPVEIPYEENFDDEEADAFLYNDSKFWDTVPASGGQVLKGDLSDFSGLGVAYVVPDEVLPEEYMVSATVTAEGSLTGWRDGFLIFDYKNEYDFKYAGMFAGQNEWIIGHFQGSFENRLAEVDWDDFSRTINPDQAYELSVKIDGSDVELWVDGENVTSADFGANVNGGPVGVAVMNGVSRFDDFSIGTNPSAIDLVFAQKDAELFD from the coding sequence ATGATCAACTTCAACTGGCTGGCCTCCTGTTTCGGATCGAACGAATCCTTTCAAAATCAGAGTTCTTTACGCCGAAAAACTGCTCGAAACTTAAACAGTTCTACATTGGAATTTCTGGAAGCCAGAATTCTTCTTACAGCGAGTCCGTTAAATCAACTTATTGATAGTGGCCAGGAGTTAGGCGACAGTTATGCCTGGAAAGTTGACTTGGGCGATGTTGATAGCGATGGTGACTTGGATGCGTTTCAGACAAATAATATCGGAGATAGCGAACTCTGGATCAATGATGGCTCTGGAAATTTCATCATAAGTACGCAGGTATTTGATTCCGGGTTTGTAGGCAAGTTTGGTGATATTGATAGTGATGGTGATCTCGATCTGATTAAAACCGGATTTGATCCCGATCAGGAAACGGTGTGGTTTAACGATGGCTCTGGAAACTTTACCAAGAGTGGTCAATCCTTAAAGCCTCCTAAGTACTTCAGCAATGACCTTGTCTTGGGAGATGTTGATGGCGATGGGGACCTGGATGCACTCATCGGTCAGTTTGAAGGGTTTGGCGGTGTAAAGCGTGGTGTCCGCGTCCTGATAAATGACGGCGATGGCAATATGCTTGATGAAGGTCAGTTCGTAGGCGATTCTCCTTCAAGTGGATATTTTTATCTCGGTCTCGAAGACCTCGATGGTGATGACGATCTCGATCTTATCATAACGCGACTATATGGACAAAATGCCGTTTTTAAAAATGATGGAACGGGTCAATTTTCCTATTGGGAGGATCTTCCCTATACAGGAGAAACCGAAGGAATTGCACTAGGAGACATTGATAACGATGGTGACGTAGACGCAATCATTGGACGGCGCGACGACACAGAGGTGATTCTGTTCAATGATGGCACGGGCACGTTCCTCGCAAGCAGTCAAAACCTGGGTGACCCGTACAGCACGAATGATGTAGCGTTGGGTGATTTTGATAACGATGGTGATCTTGACCTGCTTAGAGTCGTCGACGATCCCTCCTCTTTTACTAATGTCGAGAAACTCTGGTGGAATGACGGCACCGGTTTCTTCCTGCCCAGCGGACAGGACATCAATATTGATCTCCCTCAAGCGGTAGCACTGGGAGATTTGGATCAGGATGGTGACCTGGATGCGTTCATCGGTTCTTATCTTGATAAGCCCAGTAAAGTCTTTCTGAATTTGACAGAGCCCTATGATTACTTTCAGAATTATGAACTGAATAACAGTATGGGATTAGTTCAAAGTGATCCGGGGAATTTCACGATCGTTGATCAGGGAGACAATAAACTTCTTCAAACAGACAACAGTGGGTTCACAGGGCTGAGCACCGCGTTGCTTGATCGCGATGACCCACTCCCGTACTCCTATGAAATGTCTTTGGAAATAACATCAGTTGCTGGTTTGAATCGACAGAATAACGGGATGGTGATCTTCGATTATCAAGCTCCTAATGATTTCAAATACGTGGCCATGTTACCCGATCAGAATCAATGGATCATCGGTCACTATATCGGTGGGTTCAGTAACCGGGTGGCCGAACTTGACTGGGATGATGTGGGTCGCACCATCGATAACCAGACAGAGTACCAAATGCATGTCCGTGTGGATCACCAGCAGGTATTTCTCACTGTGGATGGCGAGACCATTCTGGAAGGAGAGTTCAGCGTCCCCCTTCATCTTGGAAATGTTGGTTTCGGATCGGTCAGTGCCGTGTCCCATTTTGATGATTTCACCGTCGGCGCCATAGTGGATACCGGTGCTCCGGCGTTTCTACCGTACTTTGAAGATCTTGAAGATAGAAACGCCGATTTCTTTCAGTTCGACAAAGAAAGTTATTGGTCAGTAGTGGAGGTCGATGGAGATCACGTTATCGAAGTAGACCATCAAGATTGGAACAGGAGGTTCAGCGCGTTTGTTGATTTTACACAACCGATGCCCGATCAATACCAGATGTCAGCCGTGGTGACTTCAATCGAAGGGCCCGGACGCTGGCATGATGGATTCATTATCTTCGATTATCAAAGCTCATCCCGCTTCAAATATGCGGGGATGTTTGCCGGCCAGAATCAGTGGGTTATTGGAAGTTCCGAATTTCTCTGGGGAACGAAACTGGCCCAGGTCGACTGGGATGATGTCGGTCGAAGTATTGATACCAATACGGACTACAACCTTCATATCGATGTCGATGGAGATGTCGTCACATTGTCTGTTGATGGAGAAGAAATCGTCACCGCAGAATTTGCGACGGGCATTAATAACGGAAAAGTAGGTGTGGCGGCCGTGAATGCGGTCACCCATTTTGATGACATCCGAATTGATTACGAAGTGGCAAAAGGTCTTCCTGTTGAAATCCCTTACGAGGAAAACTTTGATGACGAAGAGGCTGATGCCTTCCTCTACAACGATTCAAAATTCTGGGATACCGTTCCCGCATCAGGAGGCCAGGTTCTGAAGGGAGATCTCTCCGACTTCAGTGGATTGGGAGTCGCCTATGTTGTGCCAGATGAAGTGCTGCCAGAAGAATACATGGTTTCGGCAACGGTCACAGCCGAAGGAAGCCTCACTGGTTGGCGTGATGGATTCCTGATTTTCGATTACAAGAATGAATATGATTTCAAATACGCCGGCATGTTCGCAGGTCAGAACGAATGGATCATTGGACACTTTCAGGGCAGTTTTGAGAACCGACTGGCCGAAGTCGACTGGGATGATTTCAGTCGTACTATCAACCCGGATCAGGCCTATGAACTTTCCGTGAAAATCGATGGAAGTGATGTCGAATTATGGGTAGACGGTGAAAATGTCACCTCTGCTGATTTCGGGGCCAACGTCAATGGAGGCCCCGTCGGAGTCGCAGTGATGAACGGAGTCAGCCGGTTCGATGACTTTTCAATCGGGACCAATCCGTCCGCAATCGATCTGGTCTTCGCGCAAAAAGATGCGGAACTGTTTGATTAA
- a CDS encoding FG-GAP repeat domain-containing protein, translating into MLFITRLTSLLRAHRSQSRQQFSRRSGSTPDCSQIDQLEVRTLLSGIVASVDTGSGHFHAVGPGYGEENSHAIGLGDLDGDGDLDAVIVKYDSDSSIMWNDGSGNFTESLQSLPESTNVALADVDGDLDLDIYLSRSNLFNDGPDDQLWINDGNGQFSKSDQVLSNGESGAGVFGDLNGDGHVDLFLNDRSTGSNVWLNDGSGNFTNTLQSLRDPGLTGGQLHIDTALGDVDDDGDLDAFVVSFGQPNLLFLNDGTGQFSFAQSFDFGNNRTADVELGDIDGDDDLDAVVASRESGSLIYLNEGGTFALIPATIGDRDTYAVGLGDFDSDGDLDLYQANSFDGTPVTPPPRYVGDRVFLNDGAGNFTMTPQSLGPAYGTDVALGDLDDDGDLDAFVTNWIYDADQVWFNGNESLPFKQDFESGDTDGLIVSNPANVSVIGPLGQQVMQFDNVGLTGLTTALVTLDGPLPSLFEMSAKVRSVSGADRWNNGFLIFDYQNENDFKYAGIFTGQNELVIGHYQGSWQNRIAQLDWDDEGRVLRTDRNHQLHASINGNAVTLSVEGLPVLNGTFPLGIGDGSAGVASYHALTQFDDFEIANEVAVGKSVPFPYMDNFNDGKTDHFYFNNSDVWKTVSATGGQNVLRANTSYTPLKSVAYVPVSDLPETFDISVKAKSIYTGEGWQNGFIIFDYKSENDFKYAGMFTGQNEWVIGHYEGHWGNRLAEVDMDDIGLRIHSGRYYNLRVRLDGPHVSLFVGNELVTSATFASDVNHGPVGLAVEKAFTWFDDFEINVPPVLHDSIFEDFNDQVVDELTTPDSSQGSFRDLNRDGSDFSYLVQANVSRGLELQLTNPLQVLSPSYTLNVKTRMDSDMNAWQDAFLIFDYQNEKDFKYAGAFAGQNEWVVGHYQGDWGTRLIVDLDDVGETIDVGTFYDLELRVYGDAVTFLVDSSELISTTFGESVYGGQAGFGAFRALTEFDDFGYSPNVPV; encoded by the coding sequence ATGCTTTTCATCACGCGGCTTACCTCGCTTCTGCGCGCTCATCGTTCACAATCTCGCCAGCAATTCTCGCGGCGTTCTGGTTCTACCCCGGACTGTAGCCAGATTGATCAACTGGAAGTCCGCACGTTACTCTCTGGAATTGTGGCCTCGGTTGATACGGGATCGGGACATTTTCATGCAGTAGGTCCCGGATATGGTGAAGAAAACAGTCACGCGATTGGACTGGGTGACCTGGACGGTGATGGCGACTTGGATGCGGTGATCGTCAAGTACGATTCGGACAGTTCGATCATGTGGAACGATGGCAGCGGTAATTTTACGGAAAGCCTGCAATCCCTTCCTGAAAGTACGAATGTCGCTCTGGCCGATGTCGATGGAGACCTCGATCTTGATATTTATCTTTCCCGTTCGAATCTATTTAACGACGGTCCTGATGACCAGCTTTGGATCAATGATGGGAATGGACAGTTTTCAAAGAGTGATCAAGTGCTCTCGAATGGGGAAAGTGGTGCGGGCGTTTTTGGTGACCTCAATGGCGATGGACACGTCGATCTCTTTCTCAACGACCGCAGTACGGGCAGCAATGTCTGGTTAAATGATGGAAGCGGGAACTTCACTAACACCCTTCAGTCGCTCAGGGATCCCGGATTGACCGGTGGTCAGCTCCATATCGATACAGCCTTGGGTGACGTCGATGATGATGGTGACCTGGATGCGTTCGTGGTGTCGTTCGGGCAACCCAACCTGCTGTTTCTGAACGATGGAACAGGCCAATTCTCCTTTGCCCAGTCTTTTGACTTCGGGAATAACCGGACCGCCGACGTTGAACTAGGTGACATTGATGGAGACGATGATCTGGATGCGGTTGTTGCCAGTCGCGAGAGTGGTAGCCTGATCTATCTGAACGAGGGAGGGACCTTCGCTTTAATTCCAGCGACGATTGGTGACCGAGATACCTACGCAGTTGGTCTGGGCGATTTCGATAGTGATGGTGACCTTGATCTGTACCAGGCCAACTCCTTCGACGGGACTCCCGTGACTCCTCCCCCCAGGTATGTCGGTGATCGGGTTTTTCTGAACGATGGCGCGGGCAACTTTACCATGACTCCCCAGTCGCTTGGACCGGCCTATGGAACCGATGTTGCCTTGGGCGATCTCGACGACGATGGTGATCTTGATGCATTCGTTACGAACTGGATTTATGATGCTGATCAGGTCTGGTTTAATGGAAATGAAAGCCTCCCTTTCAAACAAGATTTTGAATCGGGTGATACAGATGGTTTGATCGTCAGTAATCCAGCAAATGTGAGCGTTATCGGCCCCCTTGGGCAGCAGGTAATGCAGTTCGATAACGTGGGACTGACCGGCCTCACGACCGCGCTGGTTACTCTTGACGGACCTCTTCCGAGTCTGTTCGAGATGTCAGCGAAAGTTCGTTCCGTCTCTGGAGCGGATCGTTGGAACAATGGTTTCCTGATCTTTGATTATCAGAACGAAAATGATTTTAAATACGCCGGTATATTCACTGGGCAGAATGAACTGGTTATCGGACACTATCAGGGAAGCTGGCAAAATCGAATTGCCCAACTCGACTGGGATGATGAGGGTCGCGTTCTCAGAACCGACCGTAACCATCAATTACATGCGTCAATCAATGGAAATGCCGTCACCTTGTCGGTTGAAGGTCTGCCTGTTTTGAATGGAACTTTCCCGCTCGGCATCGGTGATGGTTCGGCGGGCGTCGCTTCGTATCATGCGTTAACGCAGTTTGATGATTTCGAAATTGCAAACGAAGTCGCTGTGGGAAAATCGGTCCCCTTCCCCTACATGGATAATTTCAATGATGGCAAGACGGATCATTTCTACTTTAATAACTCTGATGTCTGGAAAACCGTCAGTGCGACGGGGGGGCAGAACGTGCTGCGTGCGAACACATCGTACACCCCATTGAAATCGGTGGCTTACGTACCTGTTTCAGATTTACCAGAGACCTTTGATATCTCGGTAAAGGCTAAGTCGATCTACACCGGTGAGGGCTGGCAGAATGGATTTATCATCTTCGACTATAAAAGCGAAAATGATTTCAAATACGCTGGCATGTTCACAGGGCAGAACGAATGGGTGATTGGACATTACGAAGGTCACTGGGGGAATCGTCTCGCTGAGGTCGATATGGATGATATCGGGCTGAGAATTCACTCAGGTCGGTACTACAACTTACGGGTTCGTCTCGATGGCCCCCATGTATCGCTATTTGTCGGAAATGAATTGGTCACATCGGCGACATTTGCTTCCGACGTTAATCATGGTCCGGTTGGACTCGCCGTCGAAAAAGCCTTCACTTGGTTTGATGACTTCGAGATCAACGTGCCCCCTGTCTTGCACGACAGCATATTTGAAGATTTCAATGATCAAGTCGTCGACGAACTGACGACTCCTGACAGCAGCCAGGGGAGTTTTCGAGATCTTAATCGAGATGGTTCTGACTTCTCTTATCTCGTACAGGCCAACGTCTCTCGGGGACTGGAGCTTCAACTGACCAATCCCCTGCAGGTGCTATCCCCCAGCTACACGCTCAATGTAAAAACCAGAATGGACAGTGACATGAATGCGTGGCAGGACGCGTTTCTCATCTTCGATTATCAGAACGAGAAAGACTTTAAATATGCCGGTGCCTTCGCGGGCCAGAACGAGTGGGTGGTCGGCCATTACCAGGGGGACTGGGGAACCCGATTGATTGTCGACCTCGATGATGTTGGTGAAACAATCGATGTAGGCACGTTTTACGATCTGGAATTGAGGGTCTATGGAGACGCAGTCACTTTCTTAGTTGATAGTTCGGAACTGATTTCTACGACCTTTGGAGAATCCGTCTACGGCGGCCAGGCAGGTTTCGGAGCATTTAGGGCATTGACGGAATTCGACGACTTCGGGTACTCACCGAATGTGCCCGTGTAA